The Amblyraja radiata isolate CabotCenter1 chromosome 29, sAmbRad1.1.pri, whole genome shotgun sequence genomic interval AGATGAAAAACCATGATGATTATATTAGTGATATCACAATTGACCAGAATAAGAAGATCTTGCTTACAACCAGGTACAGAAACAACTCGGCTAACTGGATGGGTTCACCTTAAAGGTTGACTCAGTGAATAGTAGTTTTGCCTCTTAGGTAAAAATTTGATTAATTCATGCATACTCCATAGGCATGATGTTACATTGTGGTGAGGCCCTTTTGCAAATAAGGTGCTCTGCAAAGTGATCACCTATTCTGTGCTTGGTCTTGCTGGTTtgagagcaccaaatgcagtagatcaggttggaggaggtactagtgaatgcctcacctggaaggcaGTTTAGGTCCCTGGAAGATGGTTCAAGAACATGTATTGCACCAACAGTAGCAGGgtatggggaggggtgggtgaggaAGGATTGAACCAAGGGTCGTAGGGAATGGTCCTTGCAGAAAGTGGAGAGGGGATGATATGACTGGCAATGGGATCATGTTGGAACTGAAAAAAGCGGTGAAGGATGATGTGCTGAATACTAAGGCCATTGGAGTAAAAGGTGTGGAGCGGGGAACTCTGTTTGTGGGAAGAAAGGTGAGAGTAGATGTGCTGGAGATGGAGGTTGGCCTCTCTATGTGAGGGTTCCATCAGCCATGGCACAGGGTGAGCCACATTTCCAGAGGAGGATGATCTTTTGCAAGTTGTAGAGCAGAATACCTTAGCTGGAAACAGATGCGGTGGAGACAGAGAAACTGAGAGAAGGGGATGGCATTCTTATGGgaaatggggtgggaggaggagtagTAGTTGTGGTAGTCTATAGGTTAATAGTAGATATTGGTGGATAAGTTTGTCTCCTGATCTAGAAAGGGAAGAGAAGTGTCAGAAATAGACCAGATGAATTTGAGGCTGGATGGCCATGATGGCGAAAGTGTTGAAGTTGACAAGATGCACCACGGCAGCATTAGCGTCGTTGTTGATGTGGTGGACAACGATTTGGGGAGTGGCGCCAGAGTCGGATTGAACAAAGACAGTTTCATGTAACCAACAAAGCCAGATGCAGCTGGGATTCATGAGGCTATGTTTGTTGCCTGCATTCTTTTTGTGACCACGTAGGCTTCCTCAAggtgttccagttttctccaACATCTCAAAGACACGTGGGTTGGTTGGCTGCTTTTGCTATGAGGAGAATAAAGTGAGTTTAGTGTAAATGGGCATTAACTGTCAGTACTGATTTAatgtgccaaagggcctattcccatgctgtGAATCCATGATTCTACAACTTGTACATAAGTCACTGAAACTCCAGACAGAGAAGGCACAAGGTCGGGATCGAGCCCAGGCCACTggaactgtgagacagcagctggcATGCCACTAGCATGTATTGGTTGTTCCATCTGATCTCTTCTGCACCTTGTGTTCTCTATTAATTTGTCTCTCCCTCCTTCTGCATAATGGCTTCTCACATTGTCCTGTTGTCTCTCTAGTGGTGATGGTACGATGTGTGTTTTCAACATTAAGAGACGCCGCTTTGACCTGCAATCAGAGTTTCAGGATGGTGACCTTACATCACTGGCTATAATGAAGGTGAACTCTTGCAGAATTGAAATGTATTTGGATTAAACATTGTGAAACCAATGGCCATGATTGTTAACCACAGGGTAAATTCTTACAAGAATATGTAGGTGAGGTAAAACTTAGTAACCACAAAATAAACTTTAAAAGCACGGAAAAAGGTCATTCAATCCACCGAGACCGCGCTGACCATCGATTGCCCCATACACTTAACACAATCCtacgcacttgggacaattttaccaaagtcaatgaacctactaatttgtacgtctttggagtgtgggaggaaactgaagcaccgggGGAAAAACGCACTctttcatagggagaatgtacaaactccatacagacagcacccatagtcaggattgaacctgtgtctctggcactggaaggaagcagctcttctgctgcgccactgtgccgcccttacatAATACCTGTGACATGACAGCCAGAAATGTATGCAAGGCATAAACTACAGCTAAACTAATGTTGTACGCTGTTCTAACATAATTCCCCTGATCTTGTGCACCAACGAATAAGGAAAGCATCCCTTAATCTCTTGTAACTACCACTATCCTTAAGAATCCTTGAACATTGACTCCAAGGATAACACTGGAGTCCTCCCATTTATTGTACGTTCCCTGGCCTCGTTGCACCTTCCCACCATGCCCATTTCCCTGCAGTCTGGAACACCCCTCAGTATTCCAGGGCCCACAGGGCCGAACTTGCAATTTTCTTTAACATGCCCCTTTAGTTTATTCACTTGCTCAGCGGTTACAGGATGAGCTGACTGAGTGCAGCACCTTCCCCTCAATGAGGCAGAGGCTGGTTAATGAGACTGGAACCCAGGCAGAGTGCGGTGCTAATTAACCTTCTTCTGTTTGTGAACAGGGAGGCGGCAAGGTGGCCTGCAGTTCATCAGAGGGAATGATCTACATCTTCAACTGGAATGGGTTTGGGGCAACCAGCGATCGATTCCAAGTGCAGAGAGAATCCATTGACTGTGTCGTGCCGATCACTGATAACATTCTTTGTACAGCTTCCATGGATGGAGTTATCAGGTGAGAAAGCACGTGTTGTAAAGCATCTTCTCTGCCCCTGAGTCCTTGCACTCAGCCTGTTATGTCCTGAACAGTGTGATGCCCACCATGttgtttctccccaccccccacgggTGGGGCGCTCTCTGTGCTCATTCTCCTTACGGCATCGTGCCCACCACGTCCCTTCTCCGCCTACTGGAATTGATAACCTGTACTTGGGTTTTCCATTCGAAAGGTAACAGTTATGATTATTGAAGTGTGAGGATTATGCACTTTAGTTAGTCAAAAGAGATTAGGCAGCAGTAAGTAATACAATGGGGATTTTGGAAAAGAATGTTCTGGGAAAACTTCTCTATACATTTTTAAAGGCAGTATGAGAAATTATGTGTTTTATTAATAGAAGGATAGAGTTTGATAGGAATCTCACCAATCATAATTAGGATTTAATTGGAATATCTTCATTTCTGGGACCAGACATTAGAAAGAATGTCAAACCTTTTCTCAGGTGAAAATATACTTGTTATCACAGTATGAAGCTTCAATAGTGTGCGTGTCTTCAAATCGTGCGTTTGTTTCTCCCAGGGCCGTTAATATTCTTCCCAATCGAGTGATTGGGAGTGTGGGGCAGCACCCCGGCGAGTCTATCGAGCAGATTGCCAAGTCCAGAGAGGGCCATTTCCTCGCCAGCTGTGCCCATGACGAGAAGGTGAAATTTTGGGATGTCTCTAACTTGCTTACAGTCATTGTTGATGACTACAGGAAACGGAAGAAGTCCGGAAAGCTGGAATCATTAAGCAAGAAAGCGTTTGGCTATGGGCCTGGGAATGGCTTTTTTGCTGATCTTGCAGAGGAAAGTGTCGAGGGAGAAGAGAACAGCAAGAGCGACGATGAAACCTTTGATGCATAGTAGGCTGTGCCTTTCCTGTGCCCTGATCAGTTGCCAAGCTTTGTGATTGGATTATGTCATCTCGTGCAACAAAAAGCTCATCTTCCTCTTAACTTGTGCATGTTTGTGCAAATGAGTGGATCCCAGAGTCGATATTCTGCCAAAATAGATTTCTTGTGCAGAAACTTCTTCCATTTACAAAGTTGGGTTGTTGACCTGAGAGTTGGGTTAGTTGTGCTTCTGAAGTCCGGCAAGGACTCTGGCTTCCCCCCAACTCCAATTGTGTTTTAGTTGGACAAAGAGGGAAGACAATGGTAATTGTCTGATATAGTTTGTCTTCAGAATTGGTTCAATGGACTATTAATCCCACATATCAAAATACCCTGCATTTCAGATGTAAATATCCCGTTCAattttaagtttattgtcatatgcatgagTACAGCTCGGAACAGATAAAAAGAAAATCCTTTGCTATAAAGAGCAATTACTCCATAGATTGAAACATCAAAGACTGTTGTATGGTGTTACAATATAATGTGTTGGCAGAAGCCAAAGGACAGAGTGACTCCATGTGACCACCCAAATGTTTTGTTCTTTCCATCTGTGCTGATTTTATCACACTTCTGCCTAATAAAATGATTGTGTACATTCTGGTAAAAAATAATTGGTTTAAAAAAGGGAATTATTTGTCTTTATTATAAAGTAAGAAATATGAGTGGAAAACAGCAATGGTTGATAATCcatcattttcacacagagtggtgaatctctggaactctgccacagaaggtagttgaggccagttcattggctgtatctaagagggagttagatgtggcccttgtggctaaagggatcatggggtatggggagaaggcaggtacaggatactgagttggatgattagccatgatatattgaatggcggtgcaggctcgaagggccgaatggcctactcctgcacctattttctgtttctattataTGATGGCTCTTTATTAAAATACAGCATTCATTGGTAAGGTGGGTGAATAATGGCTTAAGAAATGGATGGATGCTAGAGATGTTTGTCAAGTGACCTCACTATCACCCCAGCATCCTTCAACTTCCAACACACTGCAAACTTTGCTCTTACTCTCACTTGTATCACCCAATATCCCTCACTACTCCATCTGCCACACTATTTACGGCTGTCTGCACCTTCTTTTACCAT includes:
- the wdr55 gene encoding WD repeat-containing protein 55 isoform X1: MNAESWDDSEIEETKEPRIRETPEDITFSAIVNTIAFHPTRDIIAAGDVDGDIYVFSYSCEESGNQELWSSGHHLKSCRKVAFTDNGEGLFTVSKDKSVHILNVERGKLTRRIPKAHSVAINSLKLIDENLFATGDDDGLLKVWDLRKETSFMEMKNHDDYISDITIDQNKKILLTTSGDGTMCVFNIKRRRFDLQSEFQDGDLTSLAIMKGGGKVACSSSEGMIYIFNWNGFGATSDRFQVQRESIDCVVPITDNILCTASMDGVIRAVNILPNRVIGSVGQHPGESIEQIAKSREGHFLASCAHDEKVKFWDVSNLLTVIVDDYRKRKKSGKLESLSKKAFGYGPGNGFFADLAEESVEGEENSKSDDETFDA
- the wdr55 gene encoding WD repeat-containing protein 55 isoform X2 gives rise to the protein MALPTDDSEIEETKEPRIRETPEDITFSAIVNTIAFHPTRDIIAAGDVDGDIYVFSYSCEESGNQELWSSGHHLKSCRKVAFTDNGEGLFTVSKDKSVHILNVERGKLTRRIPKAHSVAINSLKLIDENLFATGDDDGLLKVWDLRKETSFMEMKNHDDYISDITIDQNKKILLTTSGDGTMCVFNIKRRRFDLQSEFQDGDLTSLAIMKGGGKVACSSSEGMIYIFNWNGFGATSDRFQVQRESIDCVVPITDNILCTASMDGVIRAVNILPNRVIGSVGQHPGESIEQIAKSREGHFLASCAHDEKVKFWDVSNLLTVIVDDYRKRKKSGKLESLSKKAFGYGPGNGFFADLAEESVEGEENSKSDDETFDA